The following coding sequences lie in one Nycticebus coucang isolate mNycCou1 chromosome 20, mNycCou1.pri, whole genome shotgun sequence genomic window:
- the LOC128572839 gene encoding mitochondrial import receptor subunit TOM7 homolog: MVKLRKEAKQRLQQLFKGGQFVIRWGFIPLVIYLGFKRGADPGMPEPTVLSLLWG; the protein is encoded by the coding sequence ATGgtgaagctgaggaaagaggccAAACAGAGGTTGCAGCAGCTCTTCAAGGGCGGCCAGTTTGTCATCCGTTGGGGCTTTATTCCTCTCGTGATTTATCTGGGATTTAAGAGGGGTGCAGATCCTGGAATGCCTGAGCCAACTGTTTTGAGCTTGCTTTGGGGTTAA